In a single window of the Leptospira sanjuanensis genome:
- the leuB gene encoding 3-isopropylmalate dehydrogenase, producing MKNVAVLSGDGIGPEVMEVALSVLKKALGAKVSEFNFKEGNVGGIAIDKTGHPLPPETLKLCEESSAILFGSVGGPKWESLPPEKQPERGALLPLRKHFDLFANLRPAIIYPELKNASPVRTDIIGDGLDILILRELTGGIYFGQPKGREGSGQEEFAYDTMKYSRREIERIARVAFQAARKRNNKVTSIDKANVLTTSVFWKEVVIDLHKKEFSDVQLNHLYVDNAAMQLIVNPKQFDVVLCENMFGDILSDEASIITGSIGMLPSASLSESGFGLYEPSGGSAPDIAGKGVANPIAQVLSAALMLRYSFSMEEEAAKIESAVRKTIATGKRTRDIAEAGSTVVGTKEIGQVIESFL from the coding sequence ATGAAGAACGTAGCTGTACTTTCCGGTGACGGAATCGGACCGGAAGTAATGGAGGTAGCCCTCTCCGTTTTGAAAAAGGCTCTCGGTGCGAAGGTCTCCGAGTTTAATTTTAAGGAAGGAAACGTGGGCGGAATCGCCATCGATAAAACCGGTCATCCACTTCCTCCCGAAACGCTCAAACTCTGCGAAGAATCCTCTGCGATTTTATTCGGAAGCGTCGGCGGGCCGAAATGGGAAAGTCTTCCGCCGGAAAAACAACCGGAACGAGGAGCGCTTCTCCCTCTCCGAAAACACTTCGACTTATTTGCAAACTTAAGACCGGCGATCATTTATCCCGAATTGAAGAACGCTTCTCCGGTTCGAACGGACATCATCGGAGACGGTTTGGACATTTTGATCTTGAGAGAATTGACCGGCGGAATCTACTTCGGCCAACCGAAAGGAAGAGAAGGCTCGGGTCAGGAAGAATTCGCATACGACACGATGAAGTATTCCAGAAGAGAGATCGAACGAATCGCTCGAGTCGCCTTCCAAGCGGCCCGCAAAAGAAATAATAAAGTGACAAGCATCGACAAAGCAAACGTCTTGACGACCTCCGTTTTTTGGAAAGAAGTTGTAATCGATTTGCATAAGAAAGAATTTTCCGACGTCCAATTGAATCATCTTTACGTGGACAACGCGGCGATGCAGCTGATCGTAAACCCGAAACAATTCGACGTGGTTCTTTGCGAAAACATGTTCGGAGACATCCTTTCCGACGAGGCTTCCATCATCACGGGTTCGATCGGTATGTTGCCTTCGGCTTCGCTTTCGGAATCCGGCTTCGGTTTATACGAACCGTCCGGCGGTTCGGCACCGGACATCGCAGGCAAAGGAGTGGCGAATCCGATCGCACAGGTGCTCAGCGCCGCATTGATGTTGCGCTATTCTTTTTCCATGGAAGAAGAAGCGGCAAAGATCGAAAGCGCCGTTCGCAAAACGATCGCAACCGGAAAAAGAACCAGAGACATCGCCGAAGCGGGATCGACCGTAGTCGGAACCAAGGAAATCGGTCAAGTCATCGAATCCTTTCTCTAA